The window AGACTCACTCTCCTACTACCTGCTTCCATTCCGCCAAGGCTAATGCAACCAGATCTTCAACGGACTCAAACTGTGGTCGATAGCCCAACAGTGGATCACAGAGCTTAGCATAGCCTCCATAGGTGAAATGGTACTGGGTCAGACCAGCCCGACTTTTCCCTAGATAGAAGGTGACCGTCTTTTCTTCGGACCATAATGAGATACCAGCCCAGGCCAAACCTTTAACCCTCTCTTGTTTATATCTATGGCCTGGTGCCCCAAACTCTTTCTTTGCGTAAGGCAGCATTAGGTACAGTGCGGGTAAGTTGAAGCCTCCAGGGGGAAAGAACTCGGCGCACAGCTTGGTTTTGTAGACATCTTTCTCGCCTTTGGCCAGGCCGTACTGCGTGCGAGTAGATCGGCCCACCTCTCTCATGCGTTCATCAAACTCAAGGATTTGAAGCCTTAACGCTGAAACCAATTCTGCCCGTTCCGGGGTCATCTGTTCAAGCTGCGTCCGCAAGGACTTGGGTGGCCGCCCGACGACCCGCGTTGATGTAGTCAGCTCTAGATCTCCTTCTGTGGACCGCAGGAAAGGATAGAACTTAGGATCTACCTCAACTGCTAGTTCTGCTGCTAAGTCAGCACTGGCAATCTGGAAATTGAAACGGTTGTCAGCACCAGCGATGGTGAATTGGTAGAACTCAAAGTCGAGGCGGCTATGCTCTCGGTCGATGTGGTTATGGGCGTGAAATGTGGGGGAGAGCGCTATCAAGCGGATGGGCAGGCTGTAGTCTACTTGGTCGGCAAAGGGTTGGGCATGGCGCAGGCTAGCGTAGTAGCGGGTTAGCTGCTGCACAACATAGCGATCCTCTACATTCTTGAGTTCTAAAACAACGAGCTGCCGTTTTGAAGTAGTGGCCAGGATGTCACAAATTTGGCCCTCAATGATGTACTGCCGGGCTAAGGGTTTGAGGTCAAGTAGTGGCTTTAGATTGGCCCAAACGAATTCTTCTAAGTCAAATTCTGTGTGAAAAGCCCAATCTGCCATGTTTTTTCTGAGGCTACTTTGGGAAGAAGCGATTTGCCCAAGCCGGGTTGCTAGGTTAATTTACCAGCCGTTGCCAACCATGGGCAACATAACCTGCATCGGCGACTACGCCAATCAAGTTGACAGGAGTGTTAGCAGCCGCGTAGTAAGCGATTTGCGAGGATAGGTTGTCGATCGCCTCCACCCGACGCTTGGCGGGACGGATGT is drawn from Leptolyngbya subtilissima AS-A7 and contains these coding sequences:
- a CDS encoding endonuclease NucS domain-containing protein, encoding MADWAFHTEFDLEEFVWANLKPLLDLKPLARQYIIEGQICDILATTSKRQLVVLELKNVEDRYVVQQLTRYYASLRHAQPFADQVDYSLPIRLIALSPTFHAHNHIDREHSRLDFEFYQFTIAGADNRFNFQIASADLAAELAVEVDPKFYPFLRSTEGDLELTTSTRVVGRPPKSLRTQLEQMTPERAELVSALRLQILEFDERMREVGRSTRTQYGLAKGEKDVYKTKLCAEFFPPGGFNLPALYLMLPYAKKEFGAPGHRYKQERVKGLAWAGISLWSEEKTVTFYLGKSRAGLTQYHFTYGGYAKLCDPLLGYRPQFESVEDLVALALAEWKQVVGE